One genomic region from Argentina anserina chromosome 2, drPotAnse1.1, whole genome shotgun sequence encodes:
- the LOC126784603 gene encoding protein NUCLEAR FUSION DEFECTIVE 4-like: MGLGLERPSVSSATKWLGFVTAIWVQTISGNNYTFSNYSDALKTLMNLTQLELNNLSVAKDVGKAFGLLAGLASDRFPTWVLLLIGSVEGLVGYGAQWLVVSQRIQPLSYWQMCIFLCMGGNSTTWMNTAVLVTCIRNFRSNRGPVSGILKGYVGLSTAIFTVLCAAMFNNNSANFILMLAVTPFAVCLTAMVFLREIPPSSSAAEDKQESRYFWFFNGLAVFVALYLLAYDFIPDPSTLLSYVFSAFLVLLLASPLLVPVYTYIKSWAAIRVGSSDPEKPAPILEEPLLEAEKAAVDDVAEEEGRMRPVIGEEHTIFEAMRTLDFWVLFVSFLCGVGTGLAVMNNLGQIGLALGYVDVSIFVSLTSIWGFFGRIGSGMVSEYFIRKAAIPRPLWNAASQILMAVGYILLAIGMPGSLYIGSIVVGICYGVRLAITVPTASELFGLKYYGLIYNILILNLPLGSLLFSGLLAGFLYDMEATPTEGGGNTCIGAHCYRLVFVVMAIACVVGLGLDLLLSIRTKQLYTKIQAGKKTKRVSSVS; the protein is encoded by the exons ATGGGTCTTGGTTTGGAGCGACCTTCTGTTTCCTCGGCCACCAAATGGCTTGGTTTCGTCACTGCTATCTGGGTCCAGACCATTTCTGGCAACAACTACACTTTCTCCAACTACTCCGACGCTCTCAAAACCCTCATGAACTTAACCCAGCTCGAGCTCAACAACCTCTCCGTCGCTAAAGACGTCGGTAAAGCTTTCGGCCTCCTCGCCGGCCTCGCTTCCGACCGCTTCCCCACTTGGGTTCTCCTCTTAATCGGCTCCGTCGAGGGCTTGGTCGGCTACGGCGCCCAATGGCTCGTCGTCAGCCAAAGAATTCAACCGCTTTCGTACTGGCAG ATGTGCATATTTCtatgcatgggaggcaacagCACCACTTGGATGAACACGGCGGTGTTGGTCACCTGTATCCGGAACTTCCGCAGTAACCGAGGCCCGGTCTCCGGCATTCTCAAAGGCTACGTGGGGCTCAGCACCGCCATATTCACCGTCCTCTGCGCCGCCATGTTCAACAACAACTCCGCCAACTTCATTCTCATGCTCGCCGTCACTCCCTTCGCCGTCTGCCTCACCGCCATGGTCTTCCTCCGCGAAATCCCGCCGTCGTCTTCCGCCGCCGAGGACAAGCAGGAGTCGAGGTACTTCTGGTTCTTCAACGGCCTCGCCGTCTTCGTCGCCCTCTACCTCCTCGCCTACGACTTCATCCCCGACCCCTCCACCCTCCTCTCCTACGTCTTCTCCGCCTTCCTCGTCCTCCTCCTCGCCTCGCCGCTCCTGGTTCCAGTCTACACATACATCAAATCCTGGGCCGcaatccgggtcgggtcgtcTGATCCGGAAAAACCGGCTCCAATTCTGGAGGAGCCGCTGCTGGAGGCGGAAAAGGCGGCTGTAGATGAcgtggcggaggaggaggggaggaTGAGGCCGGTGATCGGAGAGGAGCACACGATTTTCGAGGCGATGAGGACGTTGGATTTCTGGGTGCTGTTTGTGTCGTTTTTGTGTGGGGTCGGGACTGGACTGGCGGTTATGAACAATTTGGGCCAGATTGGGCTGGCGCTTGGATACGTCGACGTTTCGATCTTTGTCTCGCTCACTAGTATCTGGGGATTTTTCGGCAGAATTGGTTCCGGTATGGTTTCCGAGTACTTCATCAG GAAAGCGGCAATACCTAGGCCACTATGGAATGCAGCTTCTCAGATTCTAATGGCTGTTGGATACATACTCCTAGCAATTGGCATGCCTGGTTCCCTCTACATTGGTTCAATTGTGGTCGGAATCTGCTATGGGGTTCGTCTTGCCATCACCGTCCCAACTGCGTCCGAACTGTTTGGTCTCAAATACTATGGACTTATCTACAATATTTTGATCCTCAATCTCCCACTCGGGTCCTTACTCTTCTCAGGCCTCCTTGCTGGGTTTTTATATGATATGGAGGCTACCCCAACGGAAGGAGGTGGCAACACCTGCATAGGTGCTCATTGTTACAGGCTAGTGTTTGTTGTCATGGCCATTGCCTGTGTTGTTGGTCTTGGTTTGGACCTTTTGTTATCCATCAGAACTAAGCAGCTTTACACAAAGATTCAAGCCGGcaagaaaacaaagagagtTTCAAGCGTCTCGTAG
- the LOC126784606 gene encoding endo-1,4-beta-xylanase 5 — MLQMVHCMTTAYTECKRQPEKPLYGGGIIVDEPSAVVDRDHGDVYSPAFLLLNLTGNGTIYSFSGWVKLRSAGSALVQASLKAEDETYNCIGTVLAKRGCWSFLKGGFVLKSHSNLSILYFQNTDGRDVSLVIASTSLQPFSVQQWNTYQQYMINTKRKRAVTVHVSSEQGKGLQGASITVEQVTKDFPFGSAISKTILGNLPYQDWFVERFNAAVFENELKWYATEPEQGNVTYTIADQMLQFVRANKIATRGHNIFWEDPKYTPAWVRNLTGDQLKSAVSSRIQSLMSKYKEEFIHWDVSNEMLHFDFYEKKLGPNATLDFFQTAHKSDPLATLFMNEFNVVETCTDVNSTVDTYVSRLRELQQGGVSMDGIGLEGHFTQPNPPLMRAIIDKLATLGLPIWLTEVDVSNTLDKKTQAIYLEQVLREGFSHPSVNGIMMWTALHPYGCYEMCLTDSNLQSLPAGDVVDKLLKEWHTGKIESQTDEHGSHSFYGFLGEYRVSVKYGNRTTNSTFSLCQGEETRHVSIML, encoded by the exons aTGTTGCAGATGGTCCATTGTATGACTACTGCATACACCGAG TGTAAAAGGCAGCCAGAGAAACCTCTATATGGTGGAGGGATCATTGTTGATGAGCCCTCAGCTGTTGTAGACAGAGACCATGGGGACGTTTATTCACCGGCATTCCTACTACTAAATCTCACCGGCAACGGCACCATTTACAGCTTCTCCG GTTGGGTAAAGCTTAGAAGTGCAGGTTCAGCTCTCGTACAGGCAAGTCTAAAGGCAGAAGATGAAACATACAATTGTATAGGAACTGTTTTGGCCAAGCGAGGATGCTGGTCATTTCTTAAGGGTGGCTTTGTCTTAAAGTCACACTCTAACCTATCTATACTATATTTCCAG AATACAGATGGAAGAGATGTTAGCCTAGTAATTGCAAGCACATCTTTGCAGCCATTTAGTGTTCAGCAATGGAATACATACCAGCAATATATGATCAACACT AAAAGGAAGCGTGCCGTGACGGTCCATGTCTCAAGTGAACAAGGAAAGGGGTTGCAAGGAGCTTCCATTACAGTAGAGCAAGTCACCAAAGATTTCCCATTTGGATCTGCAATTTCCAAGACCATTCTAGGCAATCTACCATACCAG GATTGGTTTGTGGAGAGATTTAATGCTGCAGTGTTTGAGAACGAACTCAAGTGGTATGCAACAGAACCTGAACAAGGCAATGTCACTTACACTATAGCAGATCAAATGTTGCAATTTGTCAGAGCTAACAAAATCGCTACTAGAGGGCACAATATATTCTGGGAAGATCCCAAATACACCCCAGCTTGGGTTCGAAACCTCACAGGCGATCAACTAAAATCAGCTGTCAGCTCAAGGATACAAAGCCTAATGAGCAAATACAAAGAAGAGTTCATTCATTGGGATGTCAGCAATGAAATGCTTCACTTTGATTTCTATGAGAAAAAACTCGGTCCCAATGCCACCTTGGACTTCTTTCAGACGGCACACAAATCCGATCCTTTGGCAACTCTTTTTATGAACGAGTTCAATGTGGTGGAGACTTGCACTGATGTGAATTCCACAGTTGATACCTATGTTTCAAGGCTGAGAGAACTTCAACAAGGTGGAGTATCAATGGATGGGATTGGACTAGAGGGACATTTTACACAACCAAATCCCCCTCTAATGAGAGCTATTATAGACAAGTTGGCTACCCTGGGCCTTCCTATTTGGCTCACAGAGGTTGATGTCAGCAATACTCTGGACAAAAAAACACAG GCCATATATCTAGAGCAAGTTTTAAGAGAAGGTTTCTCACACCCATCTGTAAATGGCATAATGATGTGGACTGCTCTACACCCTTACGGCTGCTACGAGATGTGCCTAACGGATTCAAATCTTCAAAGCCTACCAGCCGGTGATGTGGTGGACAAGCTCTTGAAAGAATGGCATACTGGGAAAATAGAATCTCAGACTGATGAGCATGGATCACATAGCTTTTACGGGTTTTTGGGTGAGTACAGGGTTAGTGTCAAGTACGGAAATAGGACTACAAACTCAACATTCTCACTGTGCCAAGGTGAAGAAACTAGACATGTTAGCATTATGTTGTGA